ATATTAAACCCACTTGAACATAGAGATCAGATTCCACTTGTATTTCTTTCTCTATTATTATAATCAACTAGAAAATTAGGAGCAGCAGgtaaattatttaaagattagggatgattatttttttggtttagttAAATCCcaaccaaaataatatttatatattcctTCAGTCTCGTTTAAACAAGGACGTATAATCATTtctacataaataaaaaataataataaattatattagtactatttttttctctttttaacgCTGTAACAGTgtgttataaattatattttaggatggtggtaattaattttaaaaagaatagaaaaaaataaaaaaaaaattatattggtGGACTAATCAAAAAAGTCCTTATTTCGAAATTACGtatagaaagaaaaaagtaaatatttctCGCGATAGCCCTTCAAAATTGATGAATAAAGAAAATACTAcgatttactaaaaaaattcacataaaaatatAGATAGGATGTATTCCTTCTTAAAGGAGACATATAAACAATtagattatataaataaaaactgaaaaaaaaatgaaaaatagatcAAATGGAATCAAACaacaaactttttaaatgtaaataataaACTAACTATTGATTTACTTGATCTATTGACctaatgaattaaaatatatacaGATTGAGTCAGCACCTGCTCAAGATAGCAACTGGATCAAGCTCTTTGCTTCTCTTGTTATCGGTAAGTTTTGTACTATAATTCTAATAAGTTGAGGTTGGGAAAAAGTTGAGCTGAAGGCGAGAATTTCAAGATTGGGCcaacaacaaaaattaaaataaaaaaatgagctGGTTTTCTTTGTGGGGTCAGTTGCTAGGAGGTAGAATCTTCACCCgcacaataataataaaatggaATCCATCACTTCTCTACTTGAGGTTCAGATTATTACTCTCTTTCTTGTGGAGCTCATTTGCCAAAGGACACCCTAACTCTGTGTCCTAAAATAAAGACTGCAGTTTTATGAGTGTGTTGCTGCTTCTCAGACAGTCAGACAAGTATAACTTGGGTTTCTTTTTTGGGTTTCATTCTACAACAACTCTTCAATACTTAAAAGGGTATCTTCAAGAATCTTTCTTTCTACAgtaagtttttgtttttttgtttttagttgGTCTGCTCATTAATGGCATTTGTTTGAGGTTATGaatccattttttatttttattttctttcatcaAGATAAATTTATGGATTTGGGTATTTTTATTCTTCATAAAATTGGAATCTTTGAATAGAAGTGGGAGAAAAGTGATGTCTTGGTGCCAGCCTTGTAAGAATATATGGAAAGTGGGCTTCTatttctagtttttttttttgagtctAATGATGGATTTGCTGGCtttcaaattgaattttaactCTGCTTAGTGGTTGCTGGTGACCAAGTTAACTTTTTCTACCTTGGCTGCTAAGGGATGTGTGCGAAAAGGGAAGAGGGATTAGGGAACCTAATCTTTATTAAATGTTTCATTAATCTTTTTGTTAATGCTCAATCTGGAGTATCCTATTCATTCTCTCCCACTTTGGTCAATGGGAGAATAAAAGAATCATTTTTTTCTACTTCCAGTTGTTCTCTTAATAATTTGAATGATTTTATCTTGTTTTGTGCTCCATTGATTTGTTCTGaggattttttcataatttagaTAGAAGAGATTTGAAGACCTCATGTGGAAGTAGATCATCTTTTGAAGAACTTCAGATTTCGGGATTTTGAGGACAGGATCTTAATGGAAGAGGGTATTTTCTCTTCGGGTTCCTTACTTGGCGCACACGCAGATTCAGCTATGGACTTGGATTACATGGATAAATTGTTTTTAGAAGGATGCTGGTTGGAAACAATAGATGGATCTGAGTTCTTTAATCCGAGTCCCTCTGGTTCAACCGCGTTTGTTGATTCATTTGTATGGCCCGTTTCAGATATCAACAACGCCGAGTTGGCCTACACTCCATCTCAGAAGAGCAATCCAGAAGAGGAACACGTATCATTGTTGCTGAGGCATTCACCCGCCGATGAATTCCAAGAAACAAGTCTTCTCAATACAGAAGCTACTGGTCATGACATAAATAGTGTTGTTACATTGGAAAATAATGCAGCTGATGCTTCTGAAGTAAGCAGAAGGTGGTGGATTGGACCAAGAGCAAATCCAGGTCCCAGAACTTCTGTGATAGATAGATTAATAACAGCACTCAGTTACATTAAGGATTTCACCAAAGATAAAGATGTCCTTATACAATTATGGGTCCCTGTTAATAGAGGCGGCAGACGCATTCTTGTTACTTATGACCAAAATTTTGCACTTGTTCCTAATTGTCAGAGACTGGCAAATTACAGAGATATATCCGTTAACTATCAGTTTTCAGCTGAGGAGAACTCCAAGGACATGGTGGGGTTACCTGGTCGCGTGTTCTTAGGCAAGGTTCCTGAGTGGACTCCTGATGTTCGATTCTTTACAAGTGATGAATACCCACGAGTAGATCATGCTCAACAATATGGTGTTCGTGGAACACTGGCGCTTCCTGTTTTTGAACAAGGGAGCAGAACTTGCTTGGGTGTCATTGAAGTGGTTACAACTGCGCAAAAGATCATGTACCAGCCTGAGCTTGAGAATGTTTGCCGGGCCCTTGAggtttgttttcttattttccgAGGCTTCTTCTCATTTTGCTGGTGTAGTTAATTCAGCTATTGTTGCATTGAAAACTAACTTCATTAACAGACTGGAAAGTCAATGCCAATTTGACATCGGACCGATCCATCACGTCTCATGCCAAGCTTACATAcagtttatttttgttattattatatttatccATGTTCAGCTCATATGGTTGATTCACATCGAAACTCAAGTAATTTACGATTTTTATTAGTTGGGATTGAGAACAAGAGAAGCTTCTATTCATTGTTACATCAAATTTACTTCAGCTCAACAGTCAATTTTTTGTTGTCCCTTCTTTTATATATTCATCTCTTGAAACTTCAGCATAAGAATGTGTCTCTGTCATCCAGTGATTTTTACTCATAGTTTTGATTTGATGAGATTAATCTGATGTAGGTATAATTTTAGGTAAGGAAAGGAATCAAAGCTTCTTGCTCAAACTAACTTGTTTAAAGATTAAGCTTGAGTGTGGAGTGACAATTCATTTAAACTCTTGTGTATTTGATTGGAGATAACGTTTTAACTTTCAGGCTGTGGATCTTCGGAGTTCTGGGGTACCAGGCATGCTGAATGTAAAGGTAGTTAAAGCATCAAAACAAAGTTAACCATTTCTAAATTATTTGCTATGTCGTGGAATGAGtcttattttttgttattttatttctttcatgCCAGGCATGTGATATGTCGTACCAAGCTGCACTGCCTGAGATTTATGAGGTTCTTAGATCTGCTTGTGAGACACATAAGTTGCCATTAGCTCAAACTTGGGTCACATGTTTCCAACAAGGCAAGGGAGGATGTCGACATTCTGATGAAAATTTCTTCCGCTGTATTTCAACCGTGGATCATGCTTGCTATATACGTGAAACTTCTGTCCAGTATTTTCACGAGGCTTGCTCTGAGCATCACTTGTTAAAAGGTCAAGGAGTTGCTGGGGAAGCATTCTTGACTAATCAACCATGCTTTACGAGTGACATAACTTCATACGGAAAAACTGACTATCCTCTTTCTCATCACGCAAGGATGTTAGGATTGCGTGCTGCTGTTGCAATTCGCCTCCGAAGTGTGCACACTGGAAAAGCTGATTTTGTCCTCGAGTTCTTTCTGCCATTGGATTGTACGGATCCAGAAAACCAGAAGAAGATGCTCACTTCACTGTCTGTCATCATACAACAGGTCTGCCGGTCCTTACGGGTTGTAACAGACAAAGAACTGGAGGAAGAAGTTAATTTTCCCGTTAGTGAAATGGTAGCCCCTACAGATAGCAGACCTTGGAGAGAAGAAATATTAAGGGCCAAGCATCCATATTCTGAAGATAATTTAAGGGCTACACATCCATATTCTGAGGGTTATACTGAAGAGAATTTATCCTGGACTGCTCATTTCAATGAGGCCCAAGAAAGTGGTTATCACGATACCATGGGTCAAATTAAGAAGCAAAATGTATTAACAGGTGAAAAATCTATGAGGCATAGGAAAACTCAAGAAGATAACAGCCTGAAACGGGGTATCGAGTGTGAAGATTCTGCAGTTGCTGAAGGTAGCTTTTCGAGTGTCTGTATGGGTAAAACTGGAGAGAAAAGACGTACCAAGGCTGAGAAAACAATCACTCTGCAAGTTCTTAGACAGTATTTTGCTGGAAGCTTAAAAGATGCTGCAAAGAGTATTGGTGGTAAGCACCATTCGGTAAACAGAGTTTATTTAATCTTCTTTGCATTTATGTTAATATTAAGCAGTGTAGTTCAGAAAAAATTCCTCGAAATGTTTAGATGCTTCTTATTGCAATCAGTAATGCAGCATGCAACTTTTGTAGATGGGCTTTTGTGTCGAGTACATATTTGAACATTTGCATTTCTATTGATGACAAGTTGAGTTGAGGGCTCACATATTATTCTTTGCATTTCAGTTTGCCCCACAACCTTGAAACGAATATGTAGACAGCATGGAATTAATCGATGGCCCTCTCGGAAAATCAAAAAGGTCGGCCACTCCTTACAGAAACTTCAGCGAGTAATTGACTCAGTCCAAGGTGCCTCTGGTTCATTGCAGATTGGTTCCTTCTATACAAATTTCCCCGAGCTTGCCTCTCCGAAGTTATCAAGAAGCAGTCCGCtttcaaattcaaatcaaactgagCATCAAGAGCCATCATGCATACAGACTGAGGAAACTATTTTCAGCTCCCAAGTGGCTGCACCAAAATCTACCTCATCTTCATGCAGTCAGAGTTCCAGCTCGAGCCAGTGTGTTTCCAGTGGGACTCAGCAAAGTCCTTCTGCGTCAACCATACCCACTGCTGCAGATCCTGTGCTTGGGGGAAAATCAGGTAACGGAATGTTAAAGAGGGTTAGAAGCGAAGCAGAGTTGCATACCTCAAATGAAGCAGAAAACTTGCTGCCTGGATCTCCCAGCCATCAATCTCTTGGGGACCAAGCTAATTTGGGAAACCTTCCACCTTTACCTAAAACTAATATCCGCACTTCCCAAGAGATTGATACTCGTAGAGTGAAGGTAACGTTTGGACATGAGAACATCCGATTACGCATGCCAAACAATTGGGAATTTAGAAATCTATTGGAAGAAATTGCTAGACGGTTTAACATAGATGATATAAGCAGATATGACTTGAAATATTTGGATGATGACTTGGAGTGGGTTCTATTGACATGTGATGATGATTTGGAGGAGTGTCTGGATGTATGCCAATCATCTCAGAACTACACCATTAAACTGTCACTCCAAATTTCTTCTCATCTGTTGGGAAGCAGTGGTCTTTCCTGACACTAATTAGGGTACACTTAGTTGTGTCGATGAGGCATGTACTTTTCGGATTCAATGTATTAGAGTTACGCTGCTTTAAACTGCTGAAGTTGTAATATAGTTAAGCAGCGGAAATAGAGAATAGGCTGATGCTGGAATGCGGAACTTTGTTGATTTGCGGACCTGGAGATTAACGAGATGGTGATCTTGAAGGGCGAAAAAGCTTATAGCATTCTGAAATGACAAGACGAGACGGGATCATAAGAGATATGATCGAGTCTTTTGCTAGAGCATATGTTGTTGACATAACCGATGCAGCTAGCTTTCAGTCCCTTCGAGATTCAATCATTGTTGAGTGAGCGAAGTCCTTAATAAACTTTTTTGGAGCATATGAATGTATAATATATGTTGATATAAATAAGGGATTGTCACCTTTGATAAAGTTTTTGTTCAATCTTTTCTCGCttctttttgatttattaatttttaatatttgttgaGGATGTCATGGCATAGCTATCAAGCCAGTAAAATGAGCATTCTGGTGGCTATTTTTAATATCatgattatattattaaatctatttttaccatggttgtttttttctttataaaaaaatttaggtcCCTCATTTACTGTCAGGACAATCTTTTAACTGTGAGCTACTAGATTTTCTAAGCGCCGCAAGGGAATACATAGTTTATATGATAGATGGAATACTTGTTTTTTGTTCCGTCAAATTTTGTAGTTTCTGAGTTGCAAATGATATTAAGAGCTTATTTAGCTGGAGGATCGAGGAATGTTGATAgaatttggtgatttttaatttatatttgagaCGAAAATAACTATTAAAAGCCAAGAAAGTTTGAGAAAGGGAATATTGTCGGCAAGCATAAGCAAGCCGCAGTTATTCCGTAAGCATAATGGGAACCTAGTGGAGTAAAGTTAACAAGGTCCTGTGAACTCTTGCGTCACTATTGACTAGTGCTGCAACCAAAACGCCTTACGTGAGACcgcatttttaataatttaagaagAATCCCACTCCCAGATTGCGTCACTATTCACTGCATAATAAGCCCAAACTTGGGTGTTACATTAACCACATAAAAGACAAACCGTTTGTATAATTTCAGTTCTTTTGGGACCCTTTTAAATCATAATATGTCAAATTTAGCTGTAATACTTTGGAaatgaacaatttttttttttttttatttcctttggTAAAATATACATGTGCCAGAAAGGATACAAGCATTTTGCTCTATTAATGTTACATGTAACTTTAGCACCTTAAGGAAATAATTAtgtaaaaaacaaaaagagCCTGCAATAAGTATGATGCTTCAACTTCTTATGGCTGCAGTGAAACTGACGGCCGATCTTCTGGCTTCTCAACAAGCCTACATCTTGATGGAGGACCAAACATGCTCAACATTACCTGCAATTAGTTTACCCCAAACCACTTTATCTAAATCATGATTATCATTCAATTACGACTGTTCTGTTCCTGAACAGTATTTTGATGTTGTTCATAGTTCTAagggaaaaataaaaataaaaagctaTAGCATCCCTGGAGATTTTGAACCAGCAAATCCGCAATTGGGGGTGAATCAGTGTACTTACTGGTAAAAACACCAGACCATGCAAGAAACCGAGAAGGACCAACGCCAAATACATTTGGAAGtaataaacctgcaaaacaaatgtattaaatatatgGAAATAATAGGTTACCATGTGCATTTCATACTTAAGGGTGTAGAACAGAGACCACAAAAACTTCCGTCCTCGAGAAGCATAGAACAAGCACCCCGACTAGTTTTGTTAGTGTGATTCCGCTGCAAGTTTTATATCACAAGAACATGGAATTGGTCAGCAATCTAGTTTTAAATTGCTACAGAAACTTTAGATAGGATTAATGGCGGTTGTATTTGGAAAAGAACCTGAATACTGAAGCGCCCATTGTACCTAGAGCCTCCTTCACTCTTTGGTCTCTGTCTCCACTGCTTACCTGGAGAACGGCGAGAAGTTATAATTTCTTGGATAAATAGGTAGAAAATACAAGGTTTgacaaaatgaaatatataaattgagATTAATTCCCATCACTAACTGAATGATGCTTACTGAGAAAGCATGTGTTATATGTACACAGAACTCAACGGAAATGCCCACTGCCATGACGAGGTTAACTACTGAGACTGCATTCAGTTGAATATTCAGAATTGCCATCACACCCTGCAAAAAGAACCTCTCGTAAGCCAAATTAAAAGCATAAAAGTAAAGCAAATAAATTGTAGGAAATATTCAAAATTCTGCTACACGGGGTACCATGAGATCAATGACAATCATCGCCAAAACCAGTAAAATGATTGCAGAACTCCATAAACTATAGcagacaaaaaaaattagtaattcaTTGGCCCACCATTTAAAATTTCATCAATAGAATCTGCCACTGCAGCCTGCTATTTTTTTCCACAAAGAAAATGTTTACAAGGGCTAAAGAGAAAACTAACCTGCATGTGATAATTAAACAAACTAGAAACACCGCACCTGGGATATCAACAATAAAATCCGATGAGTGCATTATATTGGAACAAAAGATGGGTTGACAGATCCGATCCATTATTGTTCATTATAGTACAACAATGCACAGATATTACAAATTATACATGGACACATGAAAAAAAAGgtaccaaagagttgctcagaAAACTGATATTTTCATGCTTACTTGAAAATATTTAAAGCACAAAAGAGAAAATCCAAGGTCCACAATGTCTTAAGAAAATAGGAACATGTTAATTATTGAgtgcttcactttttaaagttactaaccaattGCAATAGCCAGGTTGATCAATGCCGTTTTCCATATATCAAGATATTGTTCAAAAAACATGTAGAACACCGAATATGGGAAGATTTCCAGCTGCATCAGAAAAGAATAGGaaagaaataaataagtaaGAGGCAATTTTACCAATAGTATCAATCGTGCAGTCACTCTTTTTGGAAAACACTTGTAGCATGCATGAACAAGTCGACATATTTTATCCAAAggaagcgtaaaacgtttaaccACTTTTACTTCTTGTGACTACCAAGTAGTGATCATACCATAGAAACAAGAAGTATTGGCTTCCCACATTGGAGCAGCAAAAGAATTgctacaatttaatttaaaaaatcttaacttattttaaaggAAGAAAGAAGTAAGTTCAGTCAAATAGAAGTTTGCTATAACttgttaatatttaaattttacctTCAAAGAATCAGACATTCTTGAACTGAATTCCCGAGCAGCCCTCATAGAATTTACAAAGTCAACCTGAATGAAACAAAGTTGCCATCAATAACAAAACTCTCAATATAATTGGCCAAAATAACTTGTCATGCAAATTATAACATCAGAAAAAACATCACCTGTTTGTTAAGAGGGGTATGATATGTGCGGAAGGATGATGCTTGAATAACACCATTCTCATAACCTGACCCAAGAAAATGCTAAAAATTCTCACCGCATTCAAACAATAGACTGTAAAGTTCTTTGAAGCATGCAAGCATGAAGGAACTTTTCTCATAATCATTGACTTTCATGCTATTCAGAGGGAAAAAAGATATCCAGTTTGACAAACCTTTCAGCTCCACACTACTAGTGTAAGCACCATGGCCCCCTTTAGCACAGTCAGCAGAAGGCAGAGCATTAAGGAATAGTGGGAGTTTGTCTCGAAACTGTGTTGTAGATGGACGTCCATTATCCAAATCTGCATGGCGGAAGCACTGAAATATTCCAAAATGGTTACCAATTGAACTCTCTTTCATATAAAAAATGACGTGCTACTGCCTTAATAATTTCCAGTCAAAAGCACAATTCATTTAGACAGCAAAATATGTAGCTTACAGTAGTGCAATCTTTGCAAACTCCATCGCTATCACAAGGAGGCTGGGAAAGAGAAGAAAAGATAAGTTATACGAATTTTCTAGATAAACAACCAGTTGTCAAAAGAAGTGTAAATTCAAATTTAGAAACAAGAGAAAATACAACAATTGCCATTTGCCAGTATAGCACAGTTGGTCAGATATCTATTTGACTGTGTTCTTAAGCCATTGTAGAATAAGAACTTTCACCCAATGAaccataaaaatatttcatatctAGTCGGATACAAAGTTCTAAATCTAATATCTTTTTATACTAGTGCGTAAAGTAACTTATGATACACAATGATAAGAATAGCAATCGTAGAAGCAAGTTTTAGCACGTAAACTTTCAGGTCAGCATCGAGCAATGCATCAGGAGTGCTATAccgaaaattaggaaaaatatcaagagtGAGAAGACATGTGCCTGATCGTCAGGGGGACAATAACTCCCATTTGTGAACTTCCGGCAGCAACCAAAAG
This region of Mercurialis annua linkage group LG1-X, ddMerAnnu1.2, whole genome shotgun sequence genomic DNA includes:
- the LOC126654072 gene encoding protein NLP4, whose translation is MEEGIFSSGSLLGAHADSAMDLDYMDKLFLEGCWLETIDGSEFFNPSPSGSTAFVDSFVWPVSDINNAELAYTPSQKSNPEEEHVSLLLRHSPADEFQETSLLNTEATGHDINSVVTLENNAADASEVSRRWWIGPRANPGPRTSVIDRLITALSYIKDFTKDKDVLIQLWVPVNRGGRRILVTYDQNFALVPNCQRLANYRDISVNYQFSAEENSKDMVGLPGRVFLGKVPEWTPDVRFFTSDEYPRVDHAQQYGVRGTLALPVFEQGSRTCLGVIEVVTTAQKIMYQPELENVCRALEAVDLRSSGVPGMLNVKACDMSYQAALPEIYEVLRSACETHKLPLAQTWVTCFQQGKGGCRHSDENFFRCISTVDHACYIRETSVQYFHEACSEHHLLKGQGVAGEAFLTNQPCFTSDITSYGKTDYPLSHHARMLGLRAAVAIRLRSVHTGKADFVLEFFLPLDCTDPENQKKMLTSLSVIIQQVCRSLRVVTDKELEEEVNFPVSEMVAPTDSRPWREEILRAKHPYSEDNLRATHPYSEGYTEENLSWTAHFNEAQESGYHDTMGQIKKQNVLTGEKSMRHRKTQEDNSLKRGIECEDSAVAEGSFSSVCMGKTGEKRRTKAEKTITLQVLRQYFAGSLKDAAKSIGVCPTTLKRICRQHGINRWPSRKIKKVGHSLQKLQRVIDSVQGASGSLQIGSFYTNFPELASPKLSRSSPLSNSNQTEHQEPSCIQTEETIFSSQVAAPKSTSSSCSQSSSSSQCVSSGTQQSPSASTIPTAADPVLGGKSGNGMLKRVRSEAELHTSNEAENLLPGSPSHQSLGDQANLGNLPPLPKTNIRTSQEIDTRRVKVTFGHENIRLRMPNNWEFRNLLEEIARRFNIDDISRYDLKYLDDDLEWVLLTCDDDLEECLDVCQSSQNYTIKLSLQISSHLLGSSGLS